One window of the Microvirga mediterraneensis genome contains the following:
- a CDS encoding ribonuclease HII — MTAPGVPAFIPRMTDAIRLKQKPGLGLDRELSARAQGFTCIAGLDEVGRGPLAGPVVSAAVVLDLDNVPRGLADSKALTAAKREALFTEILATSHVGIASVSHREIDTINIRQASLLAMCRALAALPCKPDMAFVDGNDPPNLPCATEAVIKGDSSIASIAAASIVAKVVRDRMMARLGNAYPAYGFAGNAGYSTKAHLTVIASEGPCPFHRLSFSPLRQGLLDL, encoded by the coding sequence ATGACAGCGCCCGGCGTTCCCGCTTTCATCCCGCGCATGACAGACGCGATTCGCCTGAAGCAGAAACCCGGCCTCGGCCTCGACCGCGAGCTCTCCGCCCGCGCGCAAGGCTTCACCTGCATCGCGGGCCTCGACGAGGTCGGGCGCGGGCCGCTGGCCGGGCCGGTGGTGTCTGCGGCGGTCGTGCTCGATCTCGACAACGTGCCGCGGGGCCTTGCCGATTCGAAGGCCCTGACGGCGGCGAAGCGCGAGGCGTTGTTTACGGAAATCCTTGCGACGTCGCATGTCGGCATCGCGTCGGTGTCGCATCGGGAGATCGACACCATCAACATCCGGCAGGCCTCCCTGCTCGCCATGTGCCGGGCGCTCGCCGCCCTTCCCTGCAAGCCCGACATGGCTTTCGTGGACGGCAACGATCCGCCGAATCTCCCCTGCGCGACGGAGGCGGTCATCAAGGGTGATTCGTCCATCGCGTCGATCGCGGCGGCGTCCATCGTGGCGAAAGTGGTCCGGGACCGCATGATGGCACGGCTCGGGAACGCTTATCCCGCCTATGGTTTTGCCGGCAACGCGGGCTACAGCACCAAGGCGCATCTCACGGTGATCGCCAGCGAGGGTCCCTGCCCGTTTCACCGCCTGAGTTTCTCGCCTCTGCGCCAAGGGTTACTGGACCTGTAA
- a CDS encoding extracellular solute-binding protein, with protein sequence MPFKRLLPLLAVLVPAVAQAQGLSGNLVLYTSQPNTDAQQTIDAFKAKNPGVNVTFVRDGTPKILAKLSAEFEAGQPRADVLLIADSVTMEGLKKEGRLLAHEKADVSAYPAGTHDSQKFWFATKLITTGIAYNTKASFKPTSWQDLTRPEVKGQLVMPSPLTSGAALIHAATLTGTMEGGWKYYEALKDNDAVAGGGNGDVLKQVAGGQKLYGVIVDYMPIREKAKGAPVEFVFPKEGVSAVSEPVAILKSAKNPDAARAFVDFLLSKEGQELALKQGYIAAHPAVALPEGYPAREQIKVMSFDAAKALADETRNKAAFADIFGQ encoded by the coding sequence GTGCCCTTCAAGCGTCTCCTGCCTCTGCTTGCCGTTCTTGTGCCCGCCGTCGCGCAGGCCCAGGGGCTTTCCGGCAATCTCGTCCTCTATACGAGCCAGCCCAACACCGATGCCCAGCAGACCATCGATGCCTTCAAGGCCAAGAATCCGGGCGTCAACGTCACCTTCGTGCGCGACGGAACGCCGAAGATCCTCGCCAAGCTGAGCGCGGAGTTCGAGGCCGGACAGCCCCGGGCCGACGTGCTGCTGATCGCCGACAGCGTCACCATGGAGGGCCTGAAGAAGGAAGGCCGGCTTCTGGCGCACGAGAAGGCCGACGTCTCCGCTTACCCGGCGGGCACGCACGACAGCCAAAAATTCTGGTTCGCCACCAAGCTGATCACCACGGGCATCGCCTACAACACGAAGGCGAGTTTCAAGCCGACCTCGTGGCAGGATCTCACGCGGCCCGAGGTCAAGGGCCAACTCGTGATGCCGAGCCCGCTCACCTCGGGCGCAGCCCTCATCCATGCCGCGACGCTCACCGGCACCATGGAAGGCGGCTGGAAATACTACGAGGCGCTCAAGGACAACGATGCCGTCGCGGGCGGCGGCAACGGCGACGTGCTCAAGCAGGTGGCCGGTGGCCAGAAGCTCTACGGCGTGATCGTCGACTACATGCCGATCCGCGAGAAGGCCAAGGGTGCGCCGGTCGAATTCGTGTTCCCGAAGGAAGGCGTCTCGGCGGTGTCCGAACCTGTCGCCATTCTGAAGAGCGCGAAGAACCCGGATGCCGCCCGCGCCTTCGTCGACTTCCTGCTCTCGAAAGAAGGCCAGGAGCTGGCGCTGAAGCAAGGCTACATCGCGGCTCATCCCGCCGTCGCCCTGCCCGAAGGCTATCCAGCGCGCGAGCAGATCAAGGTCATGAGCTTCGACGCCGCCAAGGCGCTCGCGGACGAGACCAGGAACAAGGCGGCCTTCGCCGATATCTTCGGCCAGTGA
- the mutY gene encoding A/G-specific adenine glycosylase, translated as MLTPAPSATKPDPQDLLAWYDRHRRDLPWRAKPGVTADPYRVWLSEIMLQQTTVTAVRPYYLNFLERFPTVEALAEAPSDAVMQAWAGLGYYSRARNLHACAKAVVEKHGGLFPGTEAELLKLPGIGAYTAAAVAAIAFDQKAAAVDGNVERVMSRIFMVEEALPKAKPLIRSLTEELVPADRPGDFAQAVMDLGATICTPKRPACALCPWMVPCRARAEGLQETFPKKQKKETGQLRKGAAFVVLRADDTILLRTRPPQGLLGGMAEPPTSTWEPDYQPSRAVLDAPIEARWQRLPGTVKHVFTHFPLELTVLFAKVAKGTPAPEDMRWTPRLQLHEEALPGAMKKVLVHALGEIPGGKAKASAKD; from the coding sequence ATGTTAACGCCCGCTCCGAGCGCGACCAAGCCCGACCCGCAGGATCTCCTCGCCTGGTACGACCGTCACCGGCGGGACCTGCCGTGGCGCGCCAAGCCGGGCGTGACGGCGGATCCCTACCGGGTCTGGCTGTCCGAGATCATGTTGCAGCAGACGACGGTGACGGCGGTCAGGCCCTATTACCTGAATTTCCTGGAGCGCTTCCCGACCGTGGAGGCCCTCGCGGAAGCCCCTTCCGACGCGGTCATGCAGGCCTGGGCGGGGCTCGGCTATTATTCCCGGGCCCGAAACCTTCATGCCTGCGCCAAGGCGGTCGTGGAGAAGCATGGCGGGCTCTTTCCGGGCACGGAGGCGGAGCTTCTGAAACTCCCCGGCATCGGCGCCTATACGGCGGCGGCCGTGGCTGCCATCGCGTTCGACCAGAAGGCGGCCGCCGTGGACGGCAACGTGGAGCGGGTGATGTCCCGCATCTTCATGGTCGAGGAGGCGTTGCCGAAAGCCAAGCCCCTGATCCGCTCCCTCACCGAGGAGCTGGTGCCGGCGGACCGGCCGGGCGATTTCGCCCAAGCCGTCATGGATCTCGGCGCCACCATCTGCACGCCCAAGCGTCCGGCCTGCGCGCTCTGCCCCTGGATGGTGCCCTGCAGGGCTCGGGCCGAGGGCCTGCAGGAGACCTTTCCGAAGAAGCAGAAGAAGGAGACCGGGCAGCTGCGCAAGGGCGCGGCCTTCGTGGTCCTGCGCGCCGACGACACCATCCTGCTCCGCACCCGTCCGCCGCAGGGGCTTCTCGGCGGCATGGCCGAGCCGCCGACGAGCACCTGGGAGCCGGATTATCAACCCTCCCGCGCCGTGCTCGACGCGCCCATCGAGGCGCGCTGGCAGCGCCTGCCGGGCACGGTGAAACACGTCTTCACCCATTTCCCGCTGGAGCTCACGGTTCTGTTCGCCAAGGTCGCCAAGGGAACGCCGGCCCCCGAGGACATGCGCTGGACTCCGCGCCTCCAACTGCACGAGGAGGCGCTGCCCGGCGCCATGAAGAAGGTGCTGGTGCATGCGCTGGGGGAGATCCCGGGCGGGAAGGCGAAGGCATCCGCGAAGGATTGA
- a CDS encoding DUF721 domain-containing protein, producing the protein MARPLAEFLDVCLSPSLAAQGFATSDIIMAWPDIVGERLSAFTQPLKIEWKRKAPHADPEARPDPATLVIRVESAFALELQHLAPTVIDRVNTYYGWRCIGKLVLKQGPVRRVEKKRPPPRALTPAERDKVDRAVGPIEEESLKAALDRLGQAIVSSGSRTKA; encoded by the coding sequence TTGGCCCGCCCCCTTGCCGAGTTTCTCGACGTCTGCCTGTCTCCCAGCCTGGCGGCGCAAGGCTTTGCGACCTCCGACATCATCATGGCCTGGCCCGATATCGTCGGCGAGCGGCTCTCCGCCTTCACCCAGCCGCTCAAGATCGAGTGGAAGCGCAAAGCCCCCCATGCCGACCCAGAGGCGCGGCCCGATCCGGCGACCCTCGTGATCCGGGTCGAGAGCGCCTTCGCCCTCGAACTCCAGCATCTGGCCCCGACCGTCATCGACCGGGTGAACACCTATTACGGCTGGCGCTGCATCGGAAAGCTGGTGCTGAAACAAGGGCCCGTGCGGCGGGTTGAGAAGAAGCGCCCGCCCCCCCGAGCCCTCACCCCCGCCGAGAGGGACAAGGTGGACCGGGCCGTCGGGCCGATCGAGGAGGAATCCTTGAAGGCGGCGCTCGACCGACTGGGCCAGGCGATCGTCAGCTCCGGTTCACGCACGAAAGCGTGA
- a CDS encoding site-specific DNA-methyltransferase, translating to MGTSRTGAAGAASRIHVSRTGRSAPAPRTGRKPPLSVLPPSLPLNEILLGDCIANLEKLPPESVDVVFADPPYNLQLEQALTRPDQSLVDAVDDDWDKFASFADYDAFTRAWLLAVRRVMKKNATLWVIGSYHNIFRVGAALQDLDFWILNDIVWRKANPMPNFKGRRFTNAHETMIWASKSAESKGYTFHYDALKAGNEDVQMRSDWFLPICTGDERLKDAQGRKVHPTQKPEALLARILLASSNPGDVVLDPFFGSGTTGAVAKMLGRSFIGLERDSTYAKAARARIDAVEPLSDVSIAAAPEKRTEVRVPFLSLIEAGLVKAGETLVDERRRHKAVVRADGTVALGAIVGSIHKIGALTQGFPSCNGWTFWNVERDGKLVSIDEFRAKVRAELAA from the coding sequence ATGGGTACCTCGCGTACCGGGGCTGCCGGCGCCGCCTCCCGGATCCATGTCTCGCGTACCGGGCGGTCTGCGCCGGCTCCTCGGACGGGGCGTAAACCGCCCCTCTCCGTTCTGCCGCCGTCTCTTCCTCTCAATGAGATTCTTCTCGGCGACTGCATCGCCAATCTCGAGAAGCTTCCTCCTGAGAGCGTGGACGTGGTCTTCGCGGATCCGCCTTACAATCTCCAGCTCGAACAGGCGTTGACGCGCCCGGACCAGAGCCTCGTCGACGCGGTCGACGACGACTGGGACAAGTTCGCGAGCTTTGCCGATTACGACGCGTTCACCCGCGCGTGGCTTCTCGCCGTGCGCCGCGTGATGAAGAAGAACGCGACGCTCTGGGTCATCGGCTCCTATCACAACATTTTCCGCGTGGGCGCAGCCCTGCAGGATCTCGATTTCTGGATCCTCAACGACATCGTATGGCGCAAGGCCAACCCGATGCCGAACTTCAAGGGCCGCCGCTTCACCAACGCGCACGAGACCATGATCTGGGCCTCGAAGAGCGCGGAGTCGAAGGGCTACACCTTCCATTACGATGCGCTCAAAGCCGGCAACGAAGACGTGCAGATGCGCTCGGACTGGTTCCTGCCGATCTGCACCGGCGACGAGCGCCTGAAGGATGCTCAAGGCCGCAAGGTGCACCCGACGCAGAAGCCCGAGGCCCTGCTCGCGCGCATCCTGCTCGCCTCGTCCAACCCGGGCGACGTGGTGCTCGATCCCTTCTTCGGCTCCGGCACGACGGGAGCGGTCGCCAAGATGCTCGGACGCAGCTTCATCGGTCTGGAACGGGATTCGACCTATGCGAAGGCGGCGCGGGCGCGGATCGACGCCGTCGAGCCTCTCTCCGACGTCTCCATCGCGGCAGCCCCCGAGAAGCGCACGGAAGTGCGCGTGCCGTTCCTGTCGCTCATCGAGGCGGGCCTCGTGAAGGCGGGCGAGACCCTGGTGGACGAGCGCCGCCGCCACAAGGCGGTGGTGCGCGCCGACGGCACAGTGGCGCTCGGCGCCATCGTGGGCTCGATCCACAAGATCGGTGCCCTGACGCAAGGGTTCCCCTCCTGCAACGGCTGGACCTTCTGGAATGTGGAGCGAGACGGCAAGCTCGTCTCCATCGACGAGTTCCGGGCGAAGGTGCGCGCCGAATTGGCCGCTTGA
- a CDS encoding iron ABC transporter permease, translated as MRDRLQTKAFLERGGFGLLALVALLVFAFDVLPALRLLIAALFPGGAFNPDAMLSALSSRSASSAARATLETALWSTLLALPLGTAMALLLGITDIRRRRIASFLFVLSVMISPQVIALAFLHLTGPASPILNALGLAPEAGSANPMLGRGGIILVLGLHHAPLVYVVMNAGLKRIPLAVVEAARIDGARPARILIDHLMPLLRPHLVGAALLAFVAGIGNFGIPALLGAPVNYLTLPVLIYRRLSSFGTDMIGDVSAFGLLVAAIAIVCVAASQFLTRRDAVHLEDDTPLKPFWFLSRARATAEIFVGIVLTATLLLPILSLMASALVPSYGMPLSLATITLDNFVEVLARQDVTIRAFRNSLFYAGGAALLLSLIVVPVAYALIRLMGRWRILAASLIEISYVLPGIVLAIACILLFLKPLPLVRVSLYATPWIIVFAYLARFLSVALKPVLAGMAQVDVAQEEAAAIDGARLAQRLFEIVMPSLLPAAVAGGLMAFLLAFGELTVSALLWSAGTETIGVVLYNLEEAGLASQASAVAIVIVAVVTVAMLILDALGEHLPEGALPWQCEEEAPARSGHGLDRAMLQASGASQLKPRPALSA; from the coding sequence GTGAGAGATCGCCTTCAGACCAAGGCATTCCTGGAGCGGGGAGGTTTCGGCCTTCTCGCTCTTGTCGCTTTGCTCGTGTTCGCCTTCGACGTCCTGCCCGCCCTGCGATTGCTGATCGCCGCGCTCTTTCCGGGTGGCGCCTTCAATCCGGATGCCATGCTCTCCGCGCTCTCCAGCCGCTCGGCATCGAGCGCGGCCCGCGCGACGCTCGAGACGGCACTCTGGTCGACGCTCCTAGCCCTGCCTCTCGGCACGGCCATGGCGCTCCTCCTCGGCATCACCGATATCCGCAGGCGTCGCATCGCGTCGTTCCTTTTCGTCCTGTCGGTGATGATCTCGCCCCAGGTGATCGCGCTCGCCTTCCTGCACCTGACGGGCCCCGCCTCCCCGATCCTGAACGCGCTCGGCCTTGCGCCTGAAGCAGGCAGCGCCAATCCGATGCTCGGGCGCGGAGGCATCATCCTGGTGCTCGGACTGCATCACGCGCCGCTCGTCTATGTGGTGATGAACGCGGGTTTGAAGCGCATTCCGCTTGCAGTCGTCGAAGCGGCCCGCATCGATGGCGCGCGGCCCGCCCGAATCCTGATCGACCACCTGATGCCGTTGCTGCGTCCGCATCTCGTCGGCGCGGCCCTGCTCGCCTTCGTGGCCGGGATCGGCAATTTCGGCATTCCGGCGCTCCTCGGCGCGCCGGTGAACTACCTGACGCTCCCGGTTCTCATCTACCGGCGTCTGTCGAGTTTCGGCACCGACATGATCGGCGACGTATCGGCCTTCGGTCTACTCGTCGCGGCGATTGCCATCGTGTGCGTTGCGGCAAGCCAGTTTCTCACGCGCAGGGACGCCGTCCATCTGGAGGACGACACGCCTCTGAAGCCGTTCTGGTTTCTCAGCCGTGCGCGCGCCACGGCAGAAATTTTCGTCGGCATTGTCCTGACCGCGACACTTCTCCTGCCGATCCTGTCGCTCATGGCATCGGCCCTCGTTCCCTCCTACGGCATGCCTCTCTCACTCGCGACGATCACCCTCGACAATTTCGTCGAAGTGCTCGCGCGCCAGGACGTCACGATCCGCGCCTTCAGGAACTCGCTGTTTTATGCCGGCGGAGCGGCGTTGCTCCTGTCGTTGATCGTCGTGCCGGTCGCCTACGCGTTGATCCGCCTGATGGGCCGATGGAGGATCCTCGCGGCCTCTCTCATCGAGATCTCCTATGTGCTGCCCGGCATCGTGCTCGCCATCGCGTGCATCCTGCTCTTCCTGAAACCGCTGCCGCTCGTGCGCGTGTCGCTCTACGCGACGCCGTGGATCATCGTCTTCGCCTATCTGGCCCGGTTCCTGTCGGTGGCGCTGAAACCGGTGCTCGCGGGCATGGCGCAGGTCGACGTCGCCCAGGAGGAAGCCGCGGCCATCGACGGGGCACGTCTGGCGCAGAGACTCTTCGAAATCGTGATGCCGTCCCTGCTTCCCGCCGCCGTCGCGGGAGGGCTGATGGCGTTCCTGCTCGCCTTCGGCGAACTCACGGTCTCGGCCCTGCTCTGGTCCGCCGGGACGGAGACCATCGGGGTCGTGCTCTACAATCTCGAGGAGGCGGGCCTCGCGAGCCAGGCCTCCGCGGTCGCCATCGTCATCGTCGCCGTGGTGACCGTCGCCATGCTCATTCTTGATGCGCTGGGAGAGCATCTCCCCGAGGGTGCCCTGCCCTGGCAATGCGAGGAAGAGGCACCCGCGCGCTCAGGCCACGGCCTGGATCGGGCAATGCTTCAAGCCAGCGGCGCTTCGCAGCTCAAGCCAAGGCCCGCGTTGAGCGCGTGA
- the moaB gene encoding molybdenum cofactor biosynthesis protein B: protein MPGIDDTLPFIPLSIAVLTVSDTRSLDEDKSGTTLADRLTAAGHRLADRAVVTDDVEAIRDKVRGWIAEPSIDVVITTGGTGFTGRDVTPEAIEPLFDKRMEGFSAVFHRISYDKIGTSTIQSRATAGVIGTTFVFVLPGSPGACKDAWDGILANQLDYRHRPCNFVEIMPRLDEHLKRGKLKG, encoded by the coding sequence ATGCCCGGCATCGACGACACGCTCCCTTTCATTCCCTTGAGCATCGCCGTGCTCACCGTGTCCGACACGCGCTCCCTCGACGAGGACAAATCGGGCACGACGCTCGCCGATCGCCTGACAGCAGCGGGACACCGGCTGGCCGACCGGGCCGTCGTGACCGACGACGTGGAGGCGATCCGCGATAAGGTGCGGGGCTGGATCGCTGAGCCTTCCATCGACGTGGTCATCACCACGGGCGGCACGGGCTTCACCGGCCGCGACGTGACGCCGGAGGCCATCGAGCCCCTGTTCGACAAGCGGATGGAGGGTTTCTCGGCCGTCTTCCACCGAATCTCTTACGACAAGATCGGCACCTCGACGATCCAGTCCCGGGCGACGGCGGGCGTGATCGGAACGACCTTCGTGTTCGTGCTGCCGGGTTCGCCCGGCGCCTGCAAGGATGCCTGGGACGGCATTCTGGCGAACCAGCTCGATTACCGGCACCGGCCCTGCAATTTCGTCGAGATCATGCCGCGCCTCGACGAGCACCTGAAGCGGGGAAAGCTGAAGGGCTGA
- a CDS encoding alpha/beta fold hydrolase produces MHGIIPSDGFELAYVVEGQGRPAIVIGSAVYYPRVFSQTLRRSLQMIFVDHRGFAKRAKDLQPAEYSLDVVLDDIELARRHFGHEKVIVIGHSGHGYMALEYAKRYPQHVSDVVMIGTGPSHSAAHQEESERYWRESVCPDRKAKLASDLALLPAEIEAEPKKRFITFCIRLGAKSWYDYQYDAGPLWEGVHVNMPVFDHLWGETFRDLDISQGLETVDIPVFLALGRYDYLVAPYATWDPYRGSFKDLTVRVFEKSGHTPQLEESDLFDAELLEWLGAHGRSGTS; encoded by the coding sequence ATGCACGGCATCATTCCATCCGATGGCTTCGAGTTGGCCTATGTGGTCGAGGGGCAGGGCAGGCCCGCCATCGTGATCGGCAGCGCAGTCTATTACCCACGCGTCTTCTCGCAGACCTTGCGCCGATCGCTTCAGATGATTTTCGTCGACCATCGCGGCTTCGCAAAGAGGGCGAAGGATTTGCAGCCCGCCGAATACAGCCTTGACGTCGTGCTTGACGATATCGAGCTGGCGAGGCGTCATTTCGGGCACGAGAAGGTCATTGTCATTGGCCATTCTGGTCACGGCTACATGGCGCTGGAATACGCCAAGCGCTATCCCCAGCATGTATCCGACGTCGTGATGATCGGCACGGGGCCGAGCCACAGCGCTGCGCATCAGGAGGAATCGGAGCGGTACTGGCGGGAATCCGTCTGTCCCGACAGGAAGGCGAAGCTCGCGAGCGACCTCGCGCTTCTGCCCGCCGAGATCGAAGCCGAGCCGAAAAAACGCTTCATCACCTTCTGCATCCGCCTCGGCGCTAAGAGCTGGTACGACTACCAATACGATGCGGGGCCGCTCTGGGAAGGCGTCCACGTGAACATGCCCGTCTTCGATCACCTCTGGGGCGAGACCTTCCGTGACCTCGATATCAGCCAGGGACTCGAGACCGTCGATATCCCGGTCTTTCTGGCTCTTGGACGCTACGATTATCTTGTTGCCCCCTATGCGACATGGGACCCGTATCGCGGAAGCTTCAAGGATTTGACCGTGCGCGTCTTCGAGAAGAGCGGGCATACACCGCAGCTCGAGGAGAGCGATCTGTTCGATGCTGAGTTGCTGGAGTGGCTCGGCGCTCATGGCAGGTCGGGGACGTCCTGA
- the ypfJ gene encoding KPN_02809 family neutral zinc metallopeptidase — MRWEDFRTSSNVEDRRGMGMGGAGGLGIGTIVILGLVGWALGIDPRILIGGAEMMTGGGSGYQQQQQGRQGTPQDQAGRFAAAILGNTEDVWKEVLPQQANRQYQPPKLVLFSDATRSGCGGAQSAMGPFYCPLDQTVYIDLSFFQEMQQRFRAGGDFAYAYVLAHEVGHHVENQLGILPRVQERQQQVGRAEGNQLSVRVELMADCLAGVWAHHSNQRWQSLEQGDIEEAIRAAEAIGDDRLQKQSQGRVVPDSFTHGSSEQRMRWLTTGLKTGSVQACDTFRAAKL, encoded by the coding sequence ATGCGCTGGGAAGACTTTCGAACCTCGTCCAATGTGGAAGACCGTCGCGGCATGGGCATGGGCGGTGCGGGCGGCCTCGGCATCGGGACCATCGTGATTCTCGGCCTCGTGGGCTGGGCGCTCGGAATCGACCCGCGCATCCTGATCGGCGGCGCCGAGATGATGACGGGCGGCGGCTCCGGCTATCAGCAACAGCAGCAGGGCCGCCAGGGCACGCCGCAGGACCAGGCCGGGCGCTTCGCCGCCGCCATCCTCGGCAATACGGAGGACGTGTGGAAGGAGGTTCTGCCCCAGCAGGCCAACCGGCAGTACCAGCCGCCCAAGCTCGTGCTCTTCTCGGACGCGACCCGTTCCGGCTGCGGCGGCGCGCAATCGGCCATGGGGCCGTTCTACTGCCCGCTCGACCAGACCGTTTACATCGACCTTTCCTTCTTCCAGGAGATGCAGCAGCGCTTCCGCGCGGGCGGCGACTTCGCCTATGCCTACGTGCTGGCCCACGAGGTCGGCCATCACGTGGAAAACCAGCTCGGCATCCTGCCGCGCGTCCAGGAGCGTCAGCAACAGGTCGGGCGAGCCGAGGGCAACCAGCTCTCCGTGCGCGTCGAGCTGATGGCGGATTGCCTCGCCGGCGTCTGGGCGCACCATTCCAACCAGCGCTGGCAGTCGCTCGAGCAGGGCGACATCGAGGAGGCGATCCGTGCCGCCGAGGCCATCGGCGACGACCGGCTGCAGAAGCAGAGCCAAGGCCGCGTGGTCCCCGACAGCTTCACCCACGGCTCCTCCGAGCAGCGCATGCGCTGGCTCACGACCGGCCTGAAGACCGGCTCGGTCCAGGCCTGCGACACGTTCCGGGCGGCGAAGCTCTAA
- a CDS encoding LysR family transcriptional regulator: MASSSLDPVRPAFVEPSWDDLRIFLAVVAHGSMNSAAKALGQSQPTVARRIKVLEDALGLSLFQRGPNNLELTEAGQAILEAASPMGDAAAVVSRTAAAYRPDPDAPVRITATASVTLFLSLYAAQLHEAAAPVEIAYIPTRRRLDLASGEADIGLRMRNLPEGTDDLVARKIGQIAFAIYARTDNPTAVIAPPEDPTLSRQAAYVAEFAQGRTIVARIGDMPIRYQAAKAGLGAAFLPCWLGDSDPSLIQITKPEGDLIEDVFLVMHRRSRNRPNVTRVANALAALFKKNHKALVGT; encoded by the coding sequence ATGGCTTCTTCGTCTCTCGACCCCGTCCGCCCCGCCTTCGTCGAACCGTCCTGGGACGATTTGCGGATCTTTCTCGCCGTGGTGGCTCATGGATCGATGAACAGCGCCGCGAAGGCACTCGGCCAGAGCCAGCCGACCGTCGCTCGGCGCATCAAGGTGCTGGAGGACGCGCTGGGCCTCTCCCTCTTCCAGCGCGGGCCGAACAATCTCGAGCTGACGGAAGCAGGCCAGGCCATCCTCGAGGCGGCGAGTCCCATGGGCGACGCGGCCGCCGTCGTGTCGCGGACGGCCGCCGCCTACAGGCCCGATCCCGACGCGCCGGTGCGGATCACGGCCACCGCCTCGGTGACCCTGTTCCTGTCCCTCTACGCGGCCCAGCTGCACGAAGCGGCGGCGCCGGTGGAAATCGCCTATATCCCGACGCGCCGCCGACTCGATCTCGCCTCCGGCGAGGCCGATATCGGCCTGCGGATGCGCAACCTGCCGGAGGGGACGGACGATCTCGTGGCGCGGAAAATCGGCCAGATCGCCTTCGCCATCTATGCCCGCACGGACAATCCCACGGCGGTCATCGCGCCGCCGGAGGACCCGACGCTCTCCCGCCAGGCCGCCTACGTGGCCGAGTTCGCCCAGGGACGCACCATCGTGGCGCGGATCGGCGACATGCCGATCCGCTATCAGGCGGCCAAAGCAGGCCTCGGCGCCGCCTTCCTGCCCTGCTGGCTCGGCGATTCGGACCCCAGCCTCATCCAGATCACGAAGCCGGAGGGCGACCTGATCGAGGACGTCTTCCTCGTCATGCACCGCCGCAGCCGAAACCGTCCCAACGTGACGCGGGTGGCGAATGCCTTGGCTGCGCTGTTCAAGAAGAACCACAAGGCGCTGGTGGGCACCTGA
- a CDS encoding PA0069 family radical SAM protein — MDDPAYRVEVERRRGRGASANPSGRYEPAQREGFDDGWDLDEELPALPTEVIVEKPRTIITRNDSPDILFEKSINPYRGCEHGCSYCFARPTHAFQGLSSGLDFETKIFAKPNAAELLEKELRAPNYQPTTIALGSNTDPYQPVERRFRITRSILEVLNRMNHPVGIVTKSALVTRDIDILSQMAERQLAKVAISVTTLDPKLARRMEPRAAAPAKRLETIRKLSEAGIPVSVLVAPIIPAINDHEIEAILKACAEAGAEEAGYVLLRLPHDLKDLMRDWLAEHYPDKLKHVFTLLQEARGGKDYDAEWGTRQSGIGPYAWMLGRRFETTAERLGLNKRNLRLRKDLFQVPPKETGQLSLF; from the coding sequence ATGGACGATCCGGCCTATCGGGTCGAGGTGGAGCGACGCCGGGGCCGTGGCGCCTCGGCCAACCCGTCCGGACGCTATGAGCCGGCCCAGCGCGAAGGCTTCGACGACGGATGGGATCTCGATGAGGAGCTTCCCGCCCTGCCGACCGAGGTCATCGTCGAGAAGCCGCGCACGATCATCACCAGGAACGACTCGCCCGACATCCTGTTCGAGAAGTCGATCAACCCCTATCGCGGCTGCGAGCACGGCTGCTCCTACTGCTTCGCGCGGCCCACGCACGCTTTCCAGGGACTGTCCTCCGGGCTCGATTTCGAGACCAAAATCTTCGCCAAGCCCAATGCGGCGGAACTGTTGGAGAAGGAGCTGCGGGCGCCGAACTACCAGCCGACGACGATCGCGCTCGGCTCCAACACCGACCCGTACCAGCCGGTGGAGCGGCGCTTCCGCATCACCCGGTCCATCCTCGAAGTGCTCAACCGGATGAACCATCCCGTCGGCATCGTGACGAAATCGGCTCTCGTGACCCGCGACATCGACATCCTGAGCCAGATGGCCGAGCGGCAGCTCGCCAAGGTGGCGATCTCGGTCACGACGCTCGACCCGAAGCTCGCCCGGCGGATGGAGCCCCGCGCCGCCGCGCCGGCCAAGCGCCTGGAGACGATCCGCAAGCTGTCCGAGGCCGGCATCCCGGTGTCGGTGCTGGTCGCGCCCATCATCCCGGCCATCAACGACCACGAGATCGAGGCGATCCTGAAGGCCTGCGCGGAAGCCGGCGCCGAGGAGGCGGGCTATGTGCTCCTGCGCCTGCCCCACGACCTCAAGGACCTGATGCGCGACTGGCTCGCCGAGCATTATCCGGACAAGCTCAAGCACGTCTTCACGCTCCTGCAGGAGGCGCGCGGCGGCAAGGATTATGACGCCGAGTGGGGCACCCGCCAATCCGGCATCGGCCCCTATGCCTGGATGCTCGGCCGCCGATTCGAGACGACGGCCGAACGGCTCGGGCTGAACAAGCGGAACCTGAGATTGCGCAAGGACCTGTTCCAGGTGCCGCCGAAGGAGACGGGACAATTGAGCCTTTTCTAG